AGCACGAAAATATCATCCAGACGGTGGCTCACCTGATTCTAAAAAAATGACAGTAATTAATGCTGCTTATGAAGAAGCAAAGAAAGCTGGTCACAAGTGCGGTGATTATGATTGGTAGATACCTGACCTGCTACCAGATGAGCTAAAAACCAAAATCAAAGAATCTGCACAGATGCCAAGTGTTGACCCTTTCGCATACGCGGACTCATTGATCAATATCGCAATGGGTTCTATCAGCGCGGCTTGAAATTTCTCGGTATGCTGGCAACTGGGGCGATTGTTGCTGTTAATGGGCTAAATCCCTTATCACTTGTAGCAATAGTAGTAAGTGGAGTTTTAGCGTTCTCGCTTCGAGTTGCCTTAGGCATCCCCTAAACTCAAACCATCCTCTAAGAATCAGACTCAGGAACCAGTAATTGAAACTATACCTGTACCTGGAGAATTCAAAATCTACAGGCAAGCCGAGTTAAACCGCACCACAGCGTCACTTCTGGCAGATGGTGCAATTTTAATTGCTGGCGAGGACGGGAGTGGTAAATCCGTACTAGCGATCGCAGTAGTGGAGAAGCTGCAAGCTGACGGGTTTATGGTGGCGTTCATCGAACCGGCTACGCCCAAACAGATGTTGCTCGAAATTGCCCACCAGTTCGACATTCCAACCGAAGACCTTGCGATCGCTCTCGGCACTTTTAGCATCAATAACTCAGGCGGAATCCTAACCCAATTCAACAGGTTAATTGCGTCCCCCTCTGGCGTACAGCACATTTTTAATGAATCTGGTAGCACCTACCTAATCAAAGCCAACATCAAAGGGGTAAGAACGGGCGATCGCTCTAAGGTAAATGGGCAGTATCTAATTATTCAGGTACAGGGAACAGGCTTTTTAGTCCAGTCCGATGACGGAAGGATTTACAAGGCATCGACCGAACCCGATAGCCAAATATTCTTAGAGAAAATAACGGCGGATGTTGGAAAGCCAGCTATTACCAACATTGAGGCGTTGACCTTGGAAGATGAACCGATCGGGAGTGCGATCGCACAGTTTAACCGCACCGGTGCAATGGTGTTTATCAGTGGTCAGTTAACGGTGGATGGTTTAGAAAGGGAAGTATACAACCACTATTACTATTGGTCTGATATTAAAACCTCACTAATTCTGCCGGGACAACACCTGTTTGGAAAGCCAAAGCAATTGCTGATCCGTTATTCCAACTTTCATCAATCCATTGACAGTTTGCAAGAGGTAATCAGCACAAGAACCAAGCTCTCCAGAAGCTGTTGCAATGCTGTTAATCGTAGTTTCTAAGGAAATCTCACCACTATATGCACGATGCTGGCGATTAACCACAAAGGTAATTGCTGGCAATTGTTGAATACCGTCAAACACTCTCACCCAACGTGGGATATAACAACCAACTATCATTTCCCGTCGCCAAAGTAGTGGTAGTTCCGATGATACATCAACCGCAGCGATTCGGTAGGCAATACCTCGACAACTACCACCACTATCTAGACCTAATACTAATCCTCGATTTTCTGGTGTACCGCGGCCTTGAGGTACCCACAGGCAAAAACGACGATGCCAGCCGTATATTTTACCAATCCGTTGTTCTGCAAATTTCAAGATAGGATTCCAAATTAGAGAACCATATACAAACAACCAAATATCAGAATTGGGCTGATGTTGTCGAAGTGTTTGGTTGAGTGATTCTTCCAACTGGGCTTCACTTAATATAACGCCAGTTCCAGACTGTATGATTGTCTGTTGCAAGCGTCTAGATTCGAGATCAAAACGTGTTAGTGACAATATAATAAAGTGTCTTTACTTGATTCAACCCGTAATCATCATACTATTACAGCACGGCGTAAATAAACCAACGATTCTAAATTTCTGAAAAGCTCACGGGAAACCCGCGCACGAGGGTGGCTCCCCTACGTATAGTTCAAAAATCAAAGCGGACTGCTATATAAGTCCTAAATTGTTCCTTCATCATAGAACTTACGCATTGACAGAAAATTGATACTATGTATTCAAATTCAAATTCTGCGCTAAATGTTCCAAAATAAAGTCACGAGCTACTTGGAGAGACAGATTCCTTTGGATTTCATACCAATTTTCAATCAAGTCTTCTGCCCGCATTAATTCTAATTGTGTGAAAGCGCGAATTGCACTAAAAAAGTGAGTCTTAATAGCATCGGTTGTTCTAACCATGAATCTTCCAATGCCACATACTTGTTTAATAGCTCTGTGGTAACACTCAATCCCCCAATGAATTGAATGTAGCTCTTTAAATTCTGTTCTGGAAATTGAGTTTAGTGTATCTTTTTCAGGGATATACATAATGTAATATCTTTTAGTTTCGTTTTTGAAACTTTTCCGAAATACTTTTACCTGACCAAAATTCTTTAGATACACTATTAAACCATCTTCGGGAATTTCTAAGTTTTGGACTTGGGTAAAATTTTTACCATCAATGGAACATGAGCGATTTTTAGCTACCCCAGTTAAAAACCCTAATCCCTTGTTTTTCAGTAACTTCAGGTTTTTTTGACTGGAATACCAAGCGTCAGTTGTCATTGTTTTAGGCTTTAAACCCCAATCCATTACCTCAGTAATCATTTCTCGTAAATAATCATTTTTAGTCTTGTTATCTTGTTTGTTATAAATGCGATAATTTACAGGTACAGATTTACCTGAACACTCGGTGTAATACAAGGTAATTAACTGAACTCCCTTAACGGCACGATGATGTCTACCTGAATAGTAATAACCGATTAAATCTGTTATTTCCGGGTCACTATGAGGCTTATCAATTACCGTATCATCTCCACTTAAAGTACCTCCAACTAGATTGATATTGGGCTTGATTTCTTCAAATAAGTCCTTGGGTTCGTACCGTTCACGTAGCAAAAATCTATTGACGCTATCATGAGATAAATTTTCCATTATCTCTGCCAGACGTGTGCAACCTGGATACTTTGATTCTGCCAGTAGAAACAGAGTATAAGTGTTCAAGTCACATTTAGCGGTTGATGGTTTAGTAATTGCTCTGATTGTCCGAACCCTAAACACAGCCAAGTAAATTATCTGTTTTTAACGCCTCTGGTAACTAGCGGTCGCTGTTTTTTTTCTGCATTCTCCTTATGCACTTTTTGTCTTGCTTGTCAATGCGTAAGTTCTACATCAGTTGAAAGCCCTGGGATTTATTGAATCCGAGTGAAAATTTACTCATAGAGAGAGTTGCGGGGACTGACTTACATCCTGTCAGGCAGTCCCAGGAAGGCGATCGCTACCACCCCAAAGTATGGAGGAACAAACGCAGCAGGAATATTCACGGCAGCAGCAACAATAATATGCCCAATCTGTAAGAGATAGAAATTACCAACTAGCTCAACTCAATATTTCCCTCACCACAATTGAAGATAAACTAGCACTTATCCCGATGTTGCGATCGCCCCGAAACGGTTACATTAGGCGCATCAAACCTTGGGTGGGTAAGGATGGGAAATATACAACTACTATTACTATTAGCGCTGCTAATGTTTCCTCTAAGAATGGAAATTCTTGTTGATAATATTTTACCAGATTCTCTTGATAATAACTCTTGAAATTTCGATAACTAGAATGATGAAAATATCCACACTTTAGGGGCAATTCATTAATTAACTGTACGACTCTGAGACTTTTTAAATTTTGGATAATGGAATTTAATTATTCAAAATCCAAAATTCACTTAATTTATCAAAAAACTTGCTCTCAAAACCCATATTTAACCAAATCGACCGCTGACGTAATCTTTTGTATCTTTCTGCTTAGGGTTATTGAAAATCACTTCTGTTGAGTCATATTCTACTAAGTAGCCAGTACGATCGCCTGTTTCTGTGGCGCTAACATTGAAAAAAGCTGTTTTATCAGATACTCGTGCCGCTTGTTGCATATTGTGAGTAACAATGACGATGGTATATTGCTCTTTGAGTTCCTGAATCAGTTCTTCAACCCGCAAAGTAGATAGGGGATCGAGGGAGGAACAAGGTTCATCCATGAGTATAACTTCTGGTTGCCCAGCGATCGCTCGCGCAATACACAACCGTTGTTGTTGACCACCAGATAAGGCTAAACCACTTTGTCGTAGTTTGTCTTTGACTTCATCCCACAAAGCCGAACGGCGTAAACTCCGTTCTACCAATTCATCCATGTTATCTTTGTAGCCACAAACTCTGGCTCCAAAAGCAACATTGTCATAAATTGATTTGGGAAACGGGTTTGCTTTTTGAAACACCATCCCAATCCGACGACGCACCCCTACAGCATCAACTTCCGGTGCATACAAATTTTTATCGTAAAAATAAACTTTACCTTCGGCTCGAAATGACTCAATCAGGTCGTTGAGACGGTTATAGCATCGCAGTAATGTACTTTTACCACAACCAGAAGGGCCGATAAAAGCTGTAACCTGATTTTTGGGAATATTTAGCCAAATATTCTGCAACGCTAGAAACTTCCCATAATAAACGTTGAGGTTTTCTGTGCGTAAAACTGTGTCAGTATCATTTACTGTGGTAGTGTTATTAACTGTCAAATTGTTTACCATTGATTTTATTGGCCGCTCTATATGGACTAAGTAAAGCTTTGCGTAAAATTGTGGCGAATTGAGGGTTTAAATTTAAACGCTCCAAGGGCGCAAAAGTACGCAGAGAATTCGCGCTCATATTAATAAAATGTTGTACTAAGTGCCTGGTAAATTACGCAGATATTCTGGTAGATCGTAGCGACCGAATTTAAATATGCGTTACCCTGAAACCTGGTAAAGAGACTTAGCACTGCTACGTCTCCTTAGTCCTGACTAGACAATTGTGACTGTAAAGCTCTATAGCCAGCTAATGCTAGCTCTGCACTCCTTTCCATCTCCTGACTGTATTTGCCAAGGCTAGCAGCACCGTTACACTTTGCCCGATGCAGCAAAGCACTTTGTGCCGCTTTCATATTGGCATCTTGTACTTTCCACAGTTCTAATGCTGGTTGCTGCATAGCACGACCAAAAGAAAATGTCAATGACCAAGGCAGTTTTGAGCCAAACCGGACATGCATCTCATTAAGATGAGCAGTTGCCAATTCATTGCTTTGACCACCCGATAAAAATGCTACGCCCTGTACGGCAGTAGGAACCACATTCAATAGGCAATTCACCGTAGCTTTTGCAACTTCTGGTATACTGGCTTGCTGGGGACAACCCTTACCGGAAATTACCATGTTGGGCTTGAGAATAATTTGCTCCAAAACTACCCCTTGCAAGTGGAGTTGATCAAAGACAGTTCCTAAGACTTCCTCAGTTACAACATAGCAACGTTTAATAGTATGGTCGCCATCCATCAAAACTTCAGGTTCGACAATGGGAACAAGTCCACCTTGTTGACAAAGCAGTGCATAGCGAGCTAAAGCCTGGGCGTTGTCCTCGATACAATCACGACTAGGAATTTCCTTGCCAATAGTGACGACAGCCCGCCATTTAGCAAAACGCGCCCCCATTTTGACGTATTCGGTAATGCGATTACTCAAATCATCTAAACCTTGTGTAATTTTTTCACCAGGGTGATTTGGTAAACCTTTCACACCAGTGTCAACTTTAATGCCGACAAGAATCCCCGCATCGTTCATCACTTTGACAAAAGGCGTTCCATCTTTTGTAGTTTGACGGATTGTTTCATCATATAAAATAGCGCCATTGATATAGTTACCCAAAGCAGGAGTAGTTAAAAGCAACTCCCGGTAAGTGCGGCGATTTTCCTCAGTTGGCGCGATTCCCAGCTTCTCAAAGCGGTTGTTACAAGTATTGTTGCTCTCATCTATAGCCAAGATGCCTTTACCAGGAGCAACCATCGCTTTAGCAGTAGCGATAAGTTTTGGTGAACTCATTATTTAAAACCTTTTAGCTCTAAAGGGTTGATTTTTTATTTGCAGATGCGATCGATATATAAGAGGATGTTTTAAAAGTCCTTTTCTTAGTAGCAAAACGTTTTAGATCCCCCTAAATCCACGCCAGTTGCTCATGGGGGAAACCCCCAAGACCGCACTGGCTCCCCTTAAAAAGGGGGACTTTGATTCCAGTTCCCCCTTTTTTAAGCTACGGTGTACACACATCTCTGTAGAAACCCAAAATCGTTGGAGATCCCCCTAAATCCCCCGATAAATTGGGGGACTTTAAGAGACTTTTGCCCCCCTTTTTAAGGGGGGTTAGGGGGGATCAACAAGTGCCTAATAATCACAGCTAAATACTTTTCAAACAACCTCTAAGACCAGTGCGCTAAAGCGCAACTACAAACCTTAGTGCTACGAATTACGAATTACTTTAGTAAGGCCACTTCCAGTTGACGATTTCCGGCTGATCGATACCGTGCTTGTGAGCATAATTCCGGTTGTTAATAATTTCGTTCTTCATGCGTTCTCTAACATAGACAGCAGCAGAACCCAGCTTCGGAACCCGATCAATCACGTCAATCACTAGATTAAACCGATCAACTTGGTTGTTGATAGCTAACTCAAGTGGTGTGTTAATGCTGCCTTTTTCCTTGTAGCCGCGCACATGGATATTTTCATGGTTAGTACGACGGTAAGCAAGTTTGTGAATCAGCCAAGGATAACCGTGGAAGTTGAAAATTACAGGCTTATCTGTGGTAAAAAGACTATCGAAATCCCAGTCTGATAATCCATGTGGATGTTCTGTATCTGGTTGCAACTTGTACAGATCAATAACATTAATAAACCGCACCTTGAGATCGGGGAACTCATCTCTTAAGATGGCAGTTGCAGCCAAGGCTTCCATAGTCACAACATCTCCGCAAGATGCCATGACGACATCGGGAAGATCGGGTTCTTGCCCATGATGGTCATTGCTTGCCCAGTCCCAAATACCGATGCCTTTAGTGCAATGTGCGATCGCTTGTTCTATGCTAAGAAACTGGAGGTGTTTTTGCTTGTCTGCAACGATGACATTGACGTAGTTGGTGCTACGTAAGCAATGATTGGCTACAGAAAGTAGACAGTTAGCATCGGGAGGCAGATAAATCCGGGTAACTTCAGCACTCTTATTAGTAACCAAATCTATGAATCCTGGATCTTGGTGGCTAAAACCGTTGTTATCTTGTCGCCAAACAGTAGAGGATAGTAAGATATTCTCAGAAGAAACTGGCGATCGCCAAGCAACCTCATTTTTACTGATTTCTAGCCATTTAGCGTGCTGGTTGAACATGGAGTCAACAACGTGAGCAAAAGCTTCATAACTGTGGAAGAAACCATGCCGCCCAGATAAAAGATAGCCTTCCAGCCAGCCGAACAGGTTATGTTCACTGAGCATTTCCATCACTCGTCCGTCGGTAGATAGCTCACTGCCATCTGCATCTTCAGGGAGGATATCTGCCAACCAGACTTTCTCACTGACTTCGTAGACGGCATTGAGTCGATTGGAGGCGGTTTCATCTGGCCCGAATATGCGGAAATTATTCATGTTATTACGCATGATATCTCGCAGGAAGTTCCCCAGAGGCTTAGTGTTTTCCACCTCAACTGCGCCGGGTTTGACTACTTCAACTGCATTGTTGCGGAAGTCGGGCATACGCAATTCTTTACGTAGAATTCCACCGTTAGCAACGGGATTGGCGCTGATGCGGCGATTACCAATGGGAGCCAGCTTTTTGAGTTCGGGAATTAGACTGCCATGTTCATCAAATAATTCCTCTGGCTTGTAACTTTTCATCCAGTTTTCTAGAATCTTCAGATGAGCAGGATTAGTAGCTACATCTGTAATTGGTACTTGGTGCGATCGCCAAAATCCCTCTAATTTATGACCGTCTATTTCTGCCGGCGCAGTCCATCCTTTAGGGGTGCGGAGGACAATCATCGGCCAACGAGGACGCTTCGCAACACCCGAAGTCCTGGCTTCGGTTTGAATTTTCTTGATTTCCAAAATAACTGTTTCCAGAGTTGCTGCCATCAGTTGATGCACTAGCGCTGGCTCATGCCCTTCCACAAAGTAAGGTTTGTAACCGTAGCCCTTGAATAAGTCCTCTAGTTCCTCATGGCTGATGCGGGCTAGGATGGTGGGGTTAGCAATCTTGTAGCCGTTCAAATGCAAGATTGGTAAAACTGCACCATCCCGAATGGGGTTGATAAATTTATTGGAATGCCAAGCTGTTGCCAGAGGCCCAGTTTCTGCTTCCCCGTCACCAACAACTGCTGTCACAATCAAATCCGGGTTATCGAAAGCAGCCCCGTAAGCGTGGGAGAGGCTGTAACCTAACTCGCCGCCTTCGTGAATTGAGCCAGGAGTTTCAGGTGTGCAATGGCTACCAATTCCACCAGGAAAGGAGAACTGCTTGAAAAACTTCAGCATACCTTCCTCATCCTGGCTCTTATCAGGATAAACCTCAGAATAGGTTCCTTCTAAGTATGTCGGCCCAAGGATGCCCGGAGCACCATGACCAGGGCCTGCGATGTAAATCACGTCCAGATCATATTTCTTGATTAAACGATTGAGATGAACGTAGATAAAGCTCAAACCGGGACTTGTACCCCAATGTCCTAACAGGCGATTTTTGATGTGTTCTGGCTTGAGGGGTTCTTTTAGCAGTGGATTGTCCTGCAAATATATCATTCCTAGAGCTAAATAGTTGCATGCACGCCAGTAAGCATTGATTAGACGCAGTTCTTCAGTGCTAAGTGTGGCAGATTTACCGTTTTCAACAACTGAAACCTTTGTCTTAGAAGGAGAAATGGTCATAAATTTTGAATCCTACTAATCTATTTTTAGTTCAATAATCTTTGAACACACAATGTCTGATGACAAACTGCTCAACGTCTACACAGTTTTAAAACCCGATGTTTTAAGACTAGATATAAATATCAAAAAAGCGATGTAGTACAGTGCACCTAACATTGCGTACTACATTCAGTAATCTCAAAATGGTTAAGCGGATATCAATCGA
This genomic interval from Nostoc sp. KVJ3 contains the following:
- a CDS encoding J domain-containing protein; translation: MGYQALPPGADFTQTKWWEVLGVDVRATDDAVKAAYRKLARKYHPDGGSPDSKKMTVINAAYEEAKKAGHKCGDYDW
- a CDS encoding gamma-glutamylcyclotransferase, whose product is MSLTRFDLESRRLQQTIIQSGTGVILSEAQLEESLNQTLRQHQPNSDIWLFVYGSLIWNPILKFAEQRIGKIYGWHRRFCLWVPQGRGTPENRGLVLGLDSGGSCRGIAYRIAAVDVSSELPLLWRREMIVGCYIPRWVRVFDGIQQLPAITFVVNRQHRAYSGEISLETTINSIATASGELGSCADYLLQTVNGLMKVGITDQQLLWLSKQVLSRQN
- a CDS encoding transposase, which gives rise to MRAITKPSTAKCDLNTYTLFLLAESKYPGCTRLAEIMENLSHDSVNRFLLRERYEPKDLFEEIKPNINLVGGTLSGDDTVIDKPHSDPEITDLIGYYYSGRHHRAVKGVQLITLYYTECSGKSVPVNYRIYNKQDNKTKNDYLREMITEVMDWGLKPKTMTTDAWYSSQKNLKLLKNKGLGFLTGVAKNRSCSIDGKNFTQVQNLEIPEDGLIVYLKNFGQVKVFRKSFKNETKRYYIMYIPEKDTLNSISRTEFKELHSIHWGIECYHRAIKQVCGIGRFMVRTTDAIKTHFFSAIRAFTQLELMRAEDLIENWYEIQRNLSLQVARDFILEHLAQNLNLNT
- the pstB gene encoding phosphate ABC transporter ATP-binding protein PstB; protein product: MVNNLTVNNTTTVNDTDTVLRTENLNVYYGKFLALQNIWLNIPKNQVTAFIGPSGCGKSTLLRCYNRLNDLIESFRAEGKVYFYDKNLYAPEVDAVGVRRRIGMVFQKANPFPKSIYDNVAFGARVCGYKDNMDELVERSLRRSALWDEVKDKLRQSGLALSGGQQQRLCIARAIAGQPEVILMDEPCSSLDPLSTLRVEELIQELKEQYTIVIVTHNMQQAARVSDKTAFFNVSATETGDRTGYLVEYDSTEVIFNNPKQKDTKDYVSGRFG
- a CDS encoding class I fructose-bisphosphate aldolase, with product MSSPKLIATAKAMVAPGKGILAIDESNNTCNNRFEKLGIAPTEENRRTYRELLLTTPALGNYINGAILYDETIRQTTKDGTPFVKVMNDAGILVGIKVDTGVKGLPNHPGEKITQGLDDLSNRITEYVKMGARFAKWRAVVTIGKEIPSRDCIEDNAQALARYALLCQQGGLVPIVEPEVLMDGDHTIKRCYVVTEEVLGTVFDQLHLQGVVLEQIILKPNMVISGKGCPQQASIPEVAKATVNCLLNVVPTAVQGVAFLSGGQSNELATAHLNEMHVRFGSKLPWSLTFSFGRAMQQPALELWKVQDANMKAAQSALLHRAKCNGAASLGKYSQEMERSAELALAGYRALQSQLSSQD
- a CDS encoding phosphoketolase yields the protein MTISPSKTKVSVVENGKSATLSTEELRLINAYWRACNYLALGMIYLQDNPLLKEPLKPEHIKNRLLGHWGTSPGLSFIYVHLNRLIKKYDLDVIYIAGPGHGAPGILGPTYLEGTYSEVYPDKSQDEEGMLKFFKQFSFPGGIGSHCTPETPGSIHEGGELGYSLSHAYGAAFDNPDLIVTAVVGDGEAETGPLATAWHSNKFINPIRDGAVLPILHLNGYKIANPTILARISHEELEDLFKGYGYKPYFVEGHEPALVHQLMAATLETVILEIKKIQTEARTSGVAKRPRWPMIVLRTPKGWTAPAEIDGHKLEGFWRSHQVPITDVATNPAHLKILENWMKSYKPEELFDEHGSLIPELKKLAPIGNRRISANPVANGGILRKELRMPDFRNNAVEVVKPGAVEVENTKPLGNFLRDIMRNNMNNFRIFGPDETASNRLNAVYEVSEKVWLADILPEDADGSELSTDGRVMEMLSEHNLFGWLEGYLLSGRHGFFHSYEAFAHVVDSMFNQHAKWLEISKNEVAWRSPVSSENILLSSTVWRQDNNGFSHQDPGFIDLVTNKSAEVTRIYLPPDANCLLSVANHCLRSTNYVNVIVADKQKHLQFLSIEQAIAHCTKGIGIWDWASNDHHGQEPDLPDVVMASCGDVVTMEALAATAILRDEFPDLKVRFINVIDLYKLQPDTEHPHGLSDWDFDSLFTTDKPVIFNFHGYPWLIHKLAYRRTNHENIHVRGYKEKGSINTPLELAINNQVDRFNLVIDVIDRVPKLGSAAVYVRERMKNEIINNRNYAHKHGIDQPEIVNWKWPY